In Takifugu rubripes chromosome 22, fTakRub1.2, whole genome shotgun sequence, the genomic window CCAGGGCTCGGTGATTAAAGGTCTGCTCTGTTTATGTCCTCTCTCCCACTGGTCTGATCTTCATACTACGTATTAAATCCTGTAGAATACAAACCTCATCTTCGGACTCGTTGTGGGGAACAGAAAAGCAGTTGGTGACCTCGATCGAGTGCTTGTCGATGGTACCTGAGAGAAAAACAGCATGAAGCTGTGCGACCTACTGAGCCAGTAACTTGGTTTGTTAGCACGCTCACGAAATACattcatcaaaaacataaaCCGATACATTGGTTGCTATAAGATATATGTATTAAAAGCCAAGGCAACGTTTTAAACCATGCTATCTGTTCACTAGCTGCTATCGCTGACACAAACGTGCGTTAGCAGCTAAGCTAGCATTAGCTCCACAGCATCACCTATTCTACCGGAACGCGGAGCGGAGCCCACAAATAAAGGGCCCCGGCTTCTACTCACCAAGCAGAGTCCCGATCACACGACTGGCTCCCTCATTTCTGCGCTCGTAAGAGTCGCAGATAGAAGAAAGAACAACTGGGTGAATTTTCACGACAGGTCCGTACACCGACATGTTGGAAAAGGGCTCCACAGCGCCGCCTCGAGCGCCGCCTAGAGGCCGGCGGGTGAACAGCAGCCATCGCCCGGGCTCGTTCTCCACGTCGTTGACGCGACCGATGATGCGATACGGCGTCACCGAGCATAGTTTCCAGGAGTGTGCGTAGATTCCTTCTTTTAACTGAAGAACATAAACACTATGAAAACCAAAACATAAAAACTGACGCATGTTTGGTGCGCTGCCTGTATTGTCATATTAGAATGAGGAGCAAAGGCAGTGTTTGCGTCACAAACCACATTGATCCTGAACAGTGACTAAAGGCTGAGAGGAGGGGGCGGAAAGAGAAGCAGGCAGGGTGTGCAGGGGGCTGGGCTGATGGCATCGCCCCCCCCGCTCAGTGCTCCACACCTGACCGACTCCAGGAGATGCTCCGCTGAGGCGGCCGTGGCCACCATTTCGTGCGTCCATATCTGTGGTACCTATGCCGTGCTGTGTGTTGGACGTGATCAGTCCTCTGGACTCCGATGGCAACGCTCTCTTTTCACTGCAGAGGGGGGAACAACGAGCGCACGGATGCTGCGGCGCTGGGAACCAGCACAAATGGGAGTCCGTGATCTAAGGCTACCGACCGCGGTTCGTTCTTGGACCACACTtggatttttctgtttctgaaccCTCcgcatgctgctgctgtgagcaGGTAAGAGTGCGTTCATCCGGCAGGTAAGCAGCCTGTTGCCCGAATAACGGACTGTTTGTGATGCATCCATCAAGCGTAGTGCGTCATTGGACACCATCGGTCCTCTGCCTCCATCACACGCGCCCAGATGGATGCACACATGCTGCACGCAGCTCGACTCCATTTTCCTGCAGCTCTCGCTCTCTTTTAAAACctggatacatttttaacacagTTTCAGAGAACACATATAGACGACATATCAAACAGTGCTAAGAATACCGAGgacctgggggtgggggtgggggtggggaacCAACCAGACTTCAGAGAAAATCACTCATGGAAGATACACAGCTGCACTAATGGTGCACCGGAACTCGGCTCTTCAGTGGCTCCCCTGTTTCCAGGTCGTGATCAGTGTTGATGATGTATCGGCTGACTTTTGGGTTCCTCTGAGTATAGAACGGTGTTCCTCAGGGTGACCCAGCAGGACTCAGGGTGGGCTCCTCGCTTCTCCATTTGCTGCTGAACTGCTCTGACGCACTGTTGTCTTCGTCTCGTGTTCCAGGCTTCCATCGAGCAAACAAATGGTCCAATCAGTAGCCAGTGGACCTTAGGCAAGATTCACGTCCACCGGGCACCTGCCACAACCATGGCGATGGAAAACTCACTCTTTCCCTCTCGGCCCGACTCCCTCTCGCTGCCTGTGGAAGATCAGGGGGATGGCAAGGAAGTTCAAGTCTCTACCGGGGTCTGTAATGTGTCGGAGGAGCTGGGCCACGTCGTCACCACGGAGACCGCGCCCCCCGCTGCCAAGGTCAACAGGTCGTTCCAGGCCAAGCTGGCAGAGCGGGAGGCCAACGCCAATCAGCCCCGGAAGAAAACGCAGGGCCCAGAAAAGGAGAGGGGGCGATTTGGATGGGGTGAGTAGTGATTTCCTAGAGGCTCGAGGCTGATGAGGCCAGACGCTGTGAGACGTGTCTCCTGGATCAGGCCCTCCTCAAAAGGCGAGCAGACCTGTTTGAGGGGAGGGGCAGGGCTCCTTGGAGGTGCTTCAAGATCTCAACATACAGAATAGATTGTTACAGCCTATCATGTCAGGACCATCTAGTGGCAGGCTTTCAGTTAAAGGTCGACACCACTACAAAAGAGACTAAATCACCAGGACAACGACCAGAGACACGATCATCTAGCCTTATGTGTTTCCGTCCTTCGGTCCAGGACGAGCTCATCATCACAGTCTGTCATGAACCCAAGAACGTGATTAATGTTAGTTAATTACACTGAGTGAGCCCCCGCTACACAATCCTAAGAACCACTACGGTGTCTCTGATGACACAGGAAGGACAAGAACACTCGTTTCTGCTGATTGatgctgattttcttttctattttgagCTGTGCTCTTCTGTCCCTCGCACGTATGCTAATGGTGGTGGCAGCTGTATTTCCCATGCGACTGGtttcattcatcatttcatcTCCTAAACTCACACTCGTCTTTCTCCGCCCCCTGTTTGACATGTCGACGCCCGCCGTCCCGTCCCAGCCCGGGCTCGACGTAAGAGGCAGCGCTACGTGGAGAAGAACGGTCGCTGTAATGTCCAGCATGGGAACATGCAGGAGACCTACCGCTACCTGACGGACATCTTCACCACCCTGGTGGACCTCAACTGGCGCTGCTCACTCTTCGTCTTCGTCATGGCCTATGCTGTCACATGGCTCTTTTTTGGGGCCATCTGGTACCTCATAGCCTACTGCAGGTACGACTGCTTTAGAGGAGGGAACTTCTTCAGCTCATTCTTCACTAAACTTTGGAGAATAAAAAGCCAAAGCACACTTTGATACAATGTTGGAGCCCAAATCTTACCTGGCGAACAgtcaaacacataaaaacaatcAGCAAAGCAAAAagaacatcaggaagaaaaaatgatgaaatgtGATGTTTTCGTGTAAGAGATTGACGGCATTGCTGCTTGTAAGGGAAGAACATTGGAAGACATTTGTGCAATGGAAGCTTAAAAAGGTGGCCAAGAAGAGCTAAACCTGACATCACGcttcagcaggaggagctgcagctcagcagctcaTCTCGTCTCCTAAAGGTCTGAAGTGCAGAACAGTGCCAGAGATCTCCAACACTGGTCTCCAACACTGGTCCAGAATTCTAGATTAGATAAGTGACTTGACGGCACTTTCATTAATTAGCCGTCTGCCTGTGCTGTGAATTAGCCAGCCTGCTGAGTCTTCAGCCTGTAGTGGACTCAAACCCACAGTCCTAATGAAGATGCTGCATTATCATGATGGCATTGTTAGATATGATGAGACAGGCACTGGGAATGTGAGCACCACTCTCCTGTCATTCTTCTCACCCACTGCGTCACCCGCCCTCCAGTTCTTAAATGCTCCCTTTCTTCCTAAAGGGGGGACCTGGACCATCTGGGGGATGACAACTGGACGCCGTGTGTCAATAATGTCAATAGCTTCATCTCGgccttcctcttctccatcGAGACAGAAACCACCATTGGCTACGGCCACCGCGTCATCACCGACCAGTGTCCAGTCGGaaccatgctgctgctgctgcaggccatTCTGGGTTCAATGGTCAATGCCTTCATGGTGAGCCCCAGGACCACACACCACTGAAGATGACCTCAAATAGATGAAGAAATCATTTCCTGACCTGCAGCTTCTGAAACCTGTAATATTGTATTTTAGACTTTAGCACCGCAGCATTTAGTGACTACAGAAAAAGGGATTATGACACCAGGACCAGTAAAAGCTTGCATGGCCTCTTGGACCCCACCTGTGCTCAGTGAACTTATGGGTACAGCTCAACAGGAGGTCCACCATGGAACGCTCAGCATGGGTCTTCAGTTCATTAGCCTGGGACCCTTgtgtctctcttctgtctgtgcAGTTCTGGTAaacatctcctccatcatctggTGTCTCTGTCCAGGTTGGATGCATGTTTGTGAAGATCTCCCAGCCCAACAAGCGGGCAGAGACCCTGGTGTTCTCCAAACATGCCGTTATCTCCCTGAGAGATGACAAGCTGTGTCTGATGTTCCGGGTGGGAGACCTGCGGAGCTCCCACATTGTAGGAGCCAACATGAGGGCCAAGCTCATCAAGTCCAAACAGACTCAGGAGGGTGAGGGTTGTTGTGAGGCCTGTCGCAGTATTTCTAGGCCTTCGCCACACTCACAACACACTCCAAACAATAGTGATGATCCTAAATAACGGCTCCTGATCTGTGCCTCCTTCAGGTGAATTTATTCCTCTGGACCAAACAGACATCAGTGTGGGCTTTGAGACAGGTGATGACCGGCTCTTCCTGGTGTCGCCACTGGTCATCTCCCATGAGATCGACACTCACTCGCCTTTCTGGGACATGTCTCAAgctcagctggagaaggaggacTTTGAGATTGTGGTCATACTAGAAGGAATGGTGGAGGCAACAGGTGAGGAACGCTGCAAAATCAAAAAGCACATATCACAACTTACCTCGGTGTACTTGGGTTCTTCAGTACCCTCACAAGAAACGTGTCATCTAAGACAAACAGAGCGACGGGCACAAAAGCTAACGTACGTGCCCAGTAACCGGTGCCTGGCCGCCATCACGCCCCACATAGATCCATGTATGTAACACTGAAGTGAAGAGCTTCAACAATACGCAATATCAAAGAAGAACTACAGCTCCTGGAACAGCTCGGAACTAAACAAtagagacaaagagaaaaccAATGTGCACAATTCACAGCAACAAGAagaaccttctccaaacactgGTCCCTTATGAAGACACTGCAGAAGGTTCCACTGCAGGGTTGCTCGTACCTGCAGGACTCGAGcgattttcttgttttttccatttgtcaTGTTGCCATTTGTGCGCAGGGATGACGTGCCAGGCGAGAAGTTCCTACCTGGCAGAGGAGGTGTTGTGGGGGCACCGCTTTAGCCCAATGATGTCGCTGGCAGAGGGCTTCTTCGATGTAGACTATGGAGCCTTTCATCACACGTTTGAGGTAGGGAGATAAAAGCTCTTTGGGGATCAGGTCCCCCTATCTGTGGTCCACGGTACCAGAAGGTCATTGGCTCTTTTAATATCCCGATATTCAGTAAGAGGTGTGCCTTGCGTTTCTCAGGCAGGTGGCGGCTCTTTTTGATATGATCTCTGTTTCAGAGTCACACAGTTGAAGTAGCAGCTTGGGACGCCGGTTTTATATGTTGGACAGATCAGCAGAAGGTTATTTCTGTCTCCACCTCCATGTGTGCTGtagcagaacacaacacaacccaGC contains:
- the kcnj9 gene encoding G protein-activated inward rectifier potassium channel 3, with product MAMENSLFPSRPDSLSLPVEDQGDGKEVQVSTGVCNVSEELGHVVTTETAPPAAKVNRSFQAKLAEREANANQPRKKTQGPEKERGRFGWARARRKRQRYVEKNGRCNVQHGNMQETYRYLTDIFTTLVDLNWRCSLFVFVMAYAVTWLFFGAIWYLIAYCRGDLDHLGDDNWTPCVNNVNSFISAFLFSIETETTIGYGHRVITDQCPVGTMLLLLQAILGSMVNAFMVGCMFVKISQPNKRAETLVFSKHAVISLRDDKLCLMFRVGDLRSSHIVGANMRAKLIKSKQTQEGEFIPLDQTDISVGFETGDDRLFLVSPLVISHEIDTHSPFWDMSQAQLEKEDFEIVVILEGMVEATGMTCQARSSYLAEEVLWGHRFSPMMSLAEGFFDVDYGAFHHTFEVDTPSCSARELSLAAARLDAHLYWSISSRLDEEPTLIGQAATQPESSSAGSKGGDLPPFLVGEMTNIQEQTGLGELNGSVTTDQSESEA